The following proteins come from a genomic window of Geomonas sp. RF6:
- a CDS encoding bacteriohemerythrin — protein MSIEWNDDLNTGVKEIDAQHKELFSRFNLLLTSCNEGKGKEEVLRLLIFLGDYVKTHFATEEALQLSHAYPGYQEHKAQHRSFTSEVDRLTKQVSEEGATLSLVILTNKTMVKWLLEHISRSDMDFAEFLAKE, from the coding sequence ATGTCCATCGAGTGGAATGACGATCTGAACACCGGAGTGAAGGAAATTGATGCCCAGCACAAAGAGCTCTTCAGCCGTTTCAACCTCCTGCTGACGAGTTGCAACGAGGGGAAGGGAAAAGAGGAGGTGCTGCGCCTCCTGATCTTTCTGGGGGATTACGTAAAGACGCACTTCGCCACGGAGGAGGCGCTTCAACTTAGCCATGCCTACCCCGGCTATCAGGAGCACAAGGCGCAGCACAGAAGCTTTACCAGCGAGGTCGACCGTCTGACAAAGCAGGTTTCCGAGGAGGGGGCCACCCTCTCTTTGGTCATCCTCACAAACAAGACGATGGTGAAATGGCTCCTGGAGCACATAAGCAGGTCGGACATGGATTTCGCCGAGTTCCTCGCAAAAGAGTAG
- a CDS encoding GGDEF domain-containing response regulator encodes MPSSVLVIDDSQLIREQVVCTLRSEGLFDQYRVAHDGLEGFKSLVEGGSDLVICDVEMPRMNGFKFLQLVNSRPELSDIPIIMLTVAMDPQSKIRGLNEGASDYVTKPFDAGELVARVRVQMKIKSLQDELKRANALLKELNNLDHLTNLYNRRYLTEVLEKEFVRVKRSSQELTLVILDIDRFKKINDTYGHQCGDAVLAEIAAVTKASLRTYDIAARYGGEEFVLLLPSTSLSDGVVVAERLRQAVQAISWPAPMRDLAVTVSLGVATYPSPLVDGVESLFRHADEALYRAKIGGRNRVEAMLVPR; translated from the coding sequence ATGCCCAGCAGCGTTTTGGTGATAGACGATTCTCAACTGATTCGGGAGCAGGTTGTCTGCACCCTGAGGAGCGAGGGGCTATTCGACCAATACCGGGTGGCCCACGACGGGCTGGAAGGGTTCAAGTCCCTCGTCGAGGGGGGGAGCGATCTCGTCATTTGCGACGTGGAGATGCCGCGCATGAACGGCTTCAAGTTCCTGCAGCTGGTGAACTCCCGCCCGGAGCTCTCCGACATCCCGATCATCATGTTGACCGTCGCCATGGATCCACAGTCGAAGATCCGCGGTCTCAACGAGGGGGCGAGCGACTACGTCACAAAGCCGTTTGACGCAGGCGAGCTGGTGGCGCGGGTCCGCGTCCAGATGAAGATAAAGTCCCTCCAGGACGAGCTGAAGAGGGCGAACGCCCTCCTGAAGGAGCTCAACAACCTCGATCACCTCACCAACCTGTACAACCGCCGCTACCTTACCGAGGTGCTGGAAAAGGAGTTCGTGCGGGTGAAGCGCAGCAGCCAGGAGCTGACGCTGGTGATACTGGACATCGACCGCTTCAAAAAGATAAACGACACCTACGGACACCAGTGCGGCGACGCCGTCCTTGCGGAGATCGCGGCGGTCACGAAAGCGTCGCTGCGCACCTACGACATCGCTGCCCGCTACGGCGGCGAGGAGTTCGTGCTCCTTTTGCCCTCGACCTCCCTCTCCGACGGGGTGGTAGTTGCCGAGCGTCTGCGTCAGGCGGTGCAGGCAATCTCGTGGCCCGCGCCGATGCGGGACCTCGCGGTGACGGTCAGCCTCGGGGTGGCGACTTACCCTTCGCCGCTGGTGGACGGTGTGGAGTCCCTGTTCCGGCACGCCGACGAGGCGCTGTACCGGGCGAAGATCGGTGGGCGCAATCGCGTCGAGGCGATGCTCGTCCCCCGCTAG
- a CDS encoding glycogen/starch/alpha-glucan phosphorylase, translating into MQSIKQRKKVVYSPGLTELPPLPMDVPGLKEGFRHHYTCHLGRDKYCRSPRYYYKALAFTIRERLMERWNNTRYAYLDADCKHGYYLSLEFLMGRALGNALLNLGITDEASRALLELGLKLEDLSAEEIDAGLGNGGLGRLAACFLDSCATLELPVMGYGIRYEYGMFRQRIVDGRQVEEPDHWLRDGNPWEVERPEYTQRISFGGRCESFRTESGETSYRWADTRDVLAVPYDIPIPGYRNGTVNTLRLWKAAATDVFDLDEFNAGSYTESVATKNEAENITMVLYPNDASENGKALRLRQQYFLASASLQDVVARWKAHKEDFADFAEKNCFQLNDTHPSCAVPELMRILMDENGLGWDEAWGITTRTMAYTNHTLLPEALERWPLPMFQQLLPRSLEIVLEINARFLKEVAKRWPGDSDRLRRMSIIEEGEPQQVRMAYLAIVGSFSVNGVAALHSHLLSEGLFRDFYEFWPEKFNNKTNGVTPRRWLAWCNPGLNRLITDTIGNGWVADLGRIRELAPYADDPAFRERWHSVKQENKARLASLVEAKCGVTFNTESLFDVQVKRIHEYKRQLLNVLHVIHLYDRIKRGDTAGWTNRCVLIAGKAAPGYYMAKLIIKLVNNVAKVVNDDPDVGDLLKVAFLPNYRVTAMEYICPGTDLSEQISTAGKEASGTGNMKFMMNGALTIGTLDGANIEILEEVGEENFFRFGLTAQEVEQLRPNYYPHAVIASDPDLARVIWLLQSGHFSMFETGIFDPIVQAITSPRDPWMVAADFRSYVEAQKRVAAAYHDREGWTRKSIINSAYSGKFSTDRTIAEYNEGIWHLDRVKAERGSQEEDAAEHHLEERERSFG; encoded by the coding sequence ATGCAGAGCATCAAGCAGCGGAAGAAGGTCGTGTACAGCCCGGGACTCACCGAGCTGCCGCCTCTGCCGATGGACGTGCCGGGACTCAAGGAAGGGTTCCGGCATCACTATACCTGCCACCTGGGGCGAGACAAGTACTGCAGGTCCCCCCGTTACTACTATAAGGCGCTCGCCTTCACCATTCGTGAGAGGCTCATGGAGCGCTGGAACAATACCCGTTACGCCTATCTCGATGCCGACTGCAAGCACGGCTACTATCTCTCCCTCGAATTTCTCATGGGGCGGGCGCTGGGGAATGCCCTGCTGAACCTCGGCATTACGGACGAGGCGTCGAGGGCCCTTCTGGAACTCGGCCTGAAACTCGAGGACCTTTCCGCCGAGGAGATCGATGCGGGGCTCGGAAACGGTGGTCTCGGGAGGCTGGCAGCCTGCTTCCTGGACAGCTGCGCGACGCTGGAGCTCCCGGTCATGGGGTACGGGATCCGCTACGAGTACGGCATGTTCCGCCAGCGCATCGTGGACGGCAGGCAGGTCGAGGAGCCTGACCACTGGCTGCGCGACGGCAACCCCTGGGAGGTGGAGCGCCCCGAGTACACCCAGCGCATCAGCTTCGGCGGGCGTTGCGAAAGCTTCCGCACCGAGAGCGGAGAGACCTCCTACCGCTGGGCCGACACCCGCGACGTTCTTGCGGTTCCGTACGACATCCCCATTCCCGGCTACCGCAACGGCACGGTGAACACGCTCCGGCTCTGGAAGGCGGCGGCGACCGATGTATTCGACCTCGACGAATTCAACGCGGGAAGTTACACCGAAAGCGTCGCAACGAAGAACGAGGCGGAAAACATCACCATGGTCCTCTACCCGAACGACGCCAGCGAAAACGGGAAGGCCCTCCGTCTGCGCCAGCAGTACTTCCTCGCGTCGGCGAGCCTGCAGGACGTCGTCGCCCGCTGGAAGGCGCACAAGGAGGATTTCGCGGACTTCGCAGAGAAGAACTGCTTCCAGCTGAACGACACCCACCCGAGCTGCGCCGTGCCGGAGCTCATGCGCATCCTCATGGACGAGAATGGTCTTGGGTGGGACGAGGCGTGGGGAATCACCACCCGCACCATGGCGTACACGAACCATACGCTCCTTCCCGAAGCGCTGGAGCGGTGGCCGCTGCCGATGTTTCAGCAGCTCCTCCCCCGTTCCCTGGAGATAGTGCTGGAGATCAACGCCCGCTTCCTGAAAGAGGTAGCGAAGCGCTGGCCGGGGGACAGCGACCGGCTGCGACGGATGTCCATAATCGAGGAAGGGGAGCCGCAGCAGGTGCGCATGGCGTACCTCGCGATCGTGGGGAGCTTTTCCGTGAACGGCGTCGCGGCGCTGCACTCCCATCTCCTCTCCGAGGGGCTTTTCCGCGATTTCTACGAGTTCTGGCCCGAGAAGTTCAACAACAAGACGAACGGTGTGACGCCGCGCCGCTGGCTTGCCTGGTGCAACCCCGGATTGAACAGACTCATCACTGATACCATCGGGAACGGCTGGGTGGCCGACCTTGGGCGCATAAGGGAGCTCGCCCCATATGCGGACGACCCGGCTTTCCGCGAGCGCTGGCACAGCGTAAAGCAGGAGAACAAGGCGCGGCTTGCGTCCCTCGTGGAGGCGAAGTGCGGTGTCACCTTCAACACCGAAAGCCTCTTCGACGTGCAGGTGAAAAGGATCCACGAGTACAAGCGGCAGCTTCTGAACGTGCTGCACGTGATCCATCTCTACGACCGTATCAAGCGCGGTGACACGGCGGGGTGGACGAACCGCTGCGTGCTGATCGCGGGGAAGGCAGCCCCCGGCTATTACATGGCGAAGCTCATCATAAAGCTCGTGAACAACGTGGCGAAGGTGGTAAACGACGATCCGGACGTGGGGGACCTCCTGAAGGTCGCTTTCCTCCCGAACTACCGGGTCACCGCCATGGAGTACATCTGCCCGGGGACCGATCTCTCAGAGCAGATCTCCACCGCCGGGAAAGAGGCGTCGGGCACCGGCAACATGAAGTTCATGATGAACGGCGCGCTCACCATCGGGACGCTCGACGGCGCGAACATAGAGATCCTCGAGGAGGTGGGGGAGGAGAACTTCTTCCGCTTCGGCCTCACCGCTCAGGAAGTGGAACAACTCAGGCCGAATTATTATCCCCATGCGGTCATCGCCAGCGATCCGGACCTCGCCCGGGTGATCTGGCTCCTCCAGAGCGGCCACTTCAGCATGTTCGAGACCGGGATCTTCGACCCCATCGTGCAGGCCATCACCTCACCCCGCGACCCCTGGATGGTGGCGGCGGACTTCCGCAGCTACGTCGAGGCTCAGAAGCGGGTCGCGGCCGCCTATCACGACAGGGAGGGGTGGACGCGCAAGAGCATCATCAACAGCGCCTATAGCGGGAAGTTTTCCACCGACCGCACCATCGCTGAGTACAACGAGGGGATCTGGCATCTCGATCGGGTCAAAGCCGAAAGGGGGTCCCAGGAAGAGGACGCAGCAGAACACCACCTGGAGGAGCGGGAGCGCTCCTTCGGGTAG
- a CDS encoding chemotaxis protein CheW, with amino-acid sequence MSRDTVARKVGVSGALIQLVSFRLANEEYAVEVLRVREIIRMTAITHVPNTPHCIEGIINLRGKVIPIVSLRGRFNMMPADHDQHTRIMVMDVAGTLMGFVVDGVSEVIRIASSDIQPPPNLVTSSVDSDVISGVIHHGDQLLILLQLDRMFSEWEQRAFEAF; translated from the coding sequence ATGTCTAGAGACACGGTAGCAAGGAAGGTGGGGGTAAGTGGTGCCTTGATCCAGCTGGTCAGCTTCCGGCTGGCAAACGAGGAATACGCAGTCGAGGTGCTGAGGGTTCGGGAGATCATCCGGATGACCGCCATTACCCACGTCCCAAACACCCCCCACTGCATCGAGGGGATCATCAATCTGCGCGGAAAGGTCATTCCTATTGTCTCGCTCAGGGGGCGTTTCAACATGATGCCGGCCGACCACGACCAGCACACCCGCATCATGGTGATGGACGTGGCCGGCACCCTCATGGGGTTCGTTGTGGACGGCGTCTCCGAGGTCATCCGCATCGCCAGCTCCGACATTCAGCCCCCTCCGAACCTGGTGACCTCCAGTGTCGACTCTGACGTCATATCGGGAGTCATACATCACGGCGACCAGCTTCTCATCTTGCTCCAGCTGGACCGCATGTTCTCCGAATGGGAGCAGAGGGCGTTCGAGGCCTTCTAG
- a CDS encoding PAS domain S-box protein, whose translation MDSNRSPSSTVRFLSLYVVGGAGWILFCLPLIGALIKSEVTRYVVCGLCGFLFLTVSAISLKRLLLRSLRETQDLFEATFEQTAIGMAHLSTDGSWLRVNCAFCSMLGYSDRELTSFGYREITHPDDMAVSDEQLRKVLRDELPSYTLQKRYLHKRGHAIWVSLTLAPLRSVDGKVAYLIAVVEDISERKKAEEELARHRDDLESLVAERAAELSRSEQRLKEAQMISHVGNWELDHLSGTLSWSDELCRIVELERGAKPSLEYFLSLHHPEERAAIVHDYACCRESGELCTVEHRLFFPDGRIKHLHEHCRTYLDERGRGVRSAGTIQDVTAHWETEERLRQFSRVVEQSPVSVVITDLSGSISYVNPKFSELTGYSPEEVLGRNPRLLKTGLTDVEVYRDMWLALRERKPWRGEFCNRKKDGSLYWERAYIAPVLDAHGVTTGFVAVKEDITEQKETEEKLRELSLCDQLTGLSNRRGFLVLAEQQIKVSNRLRKGFLLIYVDLDGMKWINDTLGHGEGDRALVDTAAILRGSLRSSDVIARLGGDEFAAMSLEGGESTGEALAARLQQAVAAHNESPGLRYPLSLSFGITHYDPAHPCSIDELLARGDALMYEVKRQKKGAGLLLDRGRSPRALRLS comes from the coding sequence ATGGACAGTAACAGGTCCCCCTCCAGCACAGTTCGCTTCCTGTCCCTCTACGTCGTCGGGGGTGCGGGATGGATCCTCTTTTGCCTCCCCTTGATCGGCGCGCTGATCAAGAGCGAAGTCACGAGGTATGTGGTCTGCGGTCTTTGCGGCTTTCTCTTTCTGACTGTCTCCGCCATTTCCCTGAAGAGGCTCCTGCTGCGCTCCCTGCGTGAGACACAGGACCTTTTCGAGGCAACGTTCGAGCAGACGGCGATAGGAATGGCGCACCTCTCCACGGACGGATCGTGGCTGCGGGTAAACTGCGCCTTTTGCTCCATGCTCGGGTACAGCGACAGGGAGCTCACTTCCTTCGGCTACCGGGAGATCACTCACCCGGACGATATGGCCGTGAGCGACGAGCAGTTGCGCAAGGTATTGCGCGATGAGCTTCCCAGCTACACGCTGCAAAAGCGCTACCTGCACAAGAGGGGGCACGCGATATGGGTTTCCCTCACCCTCGCTCCCCTCCGAAGTGTGGACGGGAAGGTCGCCTATCTCATCGCGGTGGTAGAGGATATCTCGGAGCGGAAAAAAGCCGAGGAGGAACTGGCACGCCATCGCGACGACCTCGAGTCGCTGGTAGCCGAGAGGGCGGCGGAGCTCTCCAGGAGCGAGCAGCGACTGAAAGAGGCGCAGATGATCTCCCACGTCGGGAACTGGGAGCTCGACCACCTCTCTGGCACCCTCTCCTGGTCCGACGAGCTGTGCCGTATCGTGGAGCTCGAGCGGGGTGCTAAGCCTTCGCTGGAATACTTCCTTTCGCTGCACCACCCTGAGGAGCGCGCGGCGATTGTCCATGACTATGCCTGCTGCCGGGAGAGCGGGGAGCTCTGTACCGTCGAGCACCGCCTCTTTTTCCCAGACGGGAGGATAAAGCACCTGCATGAGCACTGCCGCACCTACCTCGACGAGAGGGGGAGGGGGGTGCGCAGCGCGGGGACGATCCAGGATGTCACAGCCCATTGGGAGACGGAAGAAAGGCTGCGCCAGTTCTCCCGCGTGGTGGAGCAAAGCCCCGTGTCTGTGGTCATTACCGATCTCTCCGGGAGCATCTCCTACGTAAACCCCAAATTCTCCGAGCTCACAGGCTACTCCCCCGAGGAAGTACTCGGCCGCAACCCCCGCCTCCTGAAGACTGGACTCACGGACGTGGAAGTGTACCGGGATATGTGGCTTGCGCTGCGGGAGAGAAAGCCGTGGCGCGGGGAATTCTGCAACAGGAAAAAGGACGGCTCCCTCTACTGGGAGCGGGCGTATATCGCTCCTGTCCTCGATGCCCATGGCGTCACCACCGGTTTCGTGGCGGTAAAGGAAGACATCACGGAGCAGAAGGAGACGGAAGAGAAGCTGCGCGAGCTCTCTCTCTGCGACCAGCTCACCGGGCTCTCGAACCGCCGCGGCTTCCTCGTGCTGGCGGAACAGCAGATAAAGGTATCGAACCGTCTCCGCAAGGGGTTTCTCCTCATCTATGTCGATCTGGACGGCATGAAGTGGATAAACGATACGCTGGGGCACGGGGAGGGTGACCGGGCACTGGTCGATACCGCGGCGATCCTGCGAGGTTCCCTGCGCAGCTCCGACGTCATCGCCCGCCTTGGCGGGGACGAGTTCGCCGCCATGTCGCTGGAGGGGGGGGAGTCGACCGGGGAAGCGCTCGCAGCGAGGCTCCAGCAGGCGGTCGCAGCGCACAACGAAAGCCCGGGACTGCGCTATCCCCTCTCACTCAGTTTCGGCATAACGCATTACGACCCGGCGCACCCCTGTTCGATCGATGAGCTCCTGGCGCGCGGGGACGCGCTGATGTACGAGGTGAAACGGCAGAAGAAGGGGGCGGGACTCCTCCTCGACCGCGGGCGCTCCCCCCGTGCGCTGAGGTTATCGTAA
- a CDS encoding DNA-binding protein, giving the protein MSTEKEDQTAQISAEAAAARLGTTPLKILMLLKQKKLEGECREGSWWITESSLQSYHPDEAVGATTSCRTGCSGSCGCH; this is encoded by the coding sequence ATGTCCACGGAAAAAGAAGACCAGACAGCACAGATCTCCGCCGAGGCCGCTGCAGCACGGCTCGGCACGACGCCACTGAAGATCCTCATGCTCCTCAAACAAAAAAAGCTGGAGGGCGAGTGCCGTGAGGGAAGCTGGTGGATCACCGAGTCGTCGCTTCAGTCGTACCACCCGGACGAAGCTGTCGGCGCGACGACTTCCTGCCGGACTGGCTGCAGCGGCTCCTGCGGCTGCCACTAG
- a CDS encoding PAS domain S-box protein has protein sequence MTVAISALLAVLLSACALLALGYLENHLKQMVFSQQSAMISAVAAQVDDKLRTLQTELHGLAFGLTPAMIAEPAGAASYISARPDSLAIFDNGVYLFSPAGKVMAAVPEGVSLPGEELRARDCIKRTVATGRPQIPDPFVLNQNAPRPVIMFTTPILDRNGKVIAVLGGSIDLLKKNFVGALSSVKLGEKGYLYLFDSSRTLLMHPDPSRVLKRDTTPGKNRLFDAATRGFEGTGETVNSRGVPMIASFKRLSSTGWILGGNLPQSEAYSPVYGAQRYVFLALVLALAASVLGVSLCTNHLVAPLLRVTAQVRELSEKKEAFGHRIEVKSENEIGVLADAFNAVLSELDAQKGELQRQLRFFRALIDTIPFPLFYKDTSGVFLGCNEAFERAFGMPMERLVGKMASDFQPDHLAEIYQKADEALLRERGVQVYEARVAFADGTEHDVIFHKGIYPAADGSPGGIVGSLLDITERKRSEEAHDKTRRQMQLILDTVEEGIYGLDLEGRVTFINPAAAIMSGFSQEELLGSHQHSTIHHSRENGGVYPVEECPIYATFRDGMTHHADDEVFWRKDGTSFPVEYASNPIVEDGRLVGAVVTFTDISQRKRAEEQLLMLSQALMQSPVGVLVTDTEGTIEYVNPKITEVYGYLPEEVIGENPRIFKSGQMPQEVYASLWETVRSGRVWSGEIHNMKKDGELFWERATIFPVRKSTGEIANFMAFKEDISEQKRLEAQLRQSQKMEAVGQLAGGVAHDFNNILTVIIGFGELLQHSLEKEDFRRKHMEQIIAAASRASHLTGSLLAFSRKQHMLLVPTDLNTLGRKHMKFLCRIIGEDVALHSDFGEQPLVVLADGGQIEQVLMNLATNARDAMPSGGTLRIGTQRVELDDDFCREHGCSARGWHVLLTVTDTGTGMDPQTLKKIFEPFFTTKETGRGTGLGLSIVYGIVKQHGGYITVVSERGVGTTFSVYLPEIAPAEEKVETVPLPRPEGGKETILLAEDEPAVRDLVRTVLKEFGYKVMVAHDGAEAVELYSRHADEIDLALFDVIMPKKSGKEACDELRAMNPALRVLLLSGYTADRIEDHGILAEGVELMMKPVQATALARKVREMLDA, from the coding sequence ATGACTGTGGCGATTTCCGCGCTTTTGGCTGTGCTCCTCTCCGCGTGCGCGCTATTGGCGCTTGGCTACCTGGAAAACCATCTCAAGCAGATGGTTTTTTCCCAGCAGTCCGCCATGATCTCGGCGGTGGCCGCCCAGGTCGATGATAAATTGCGTACCCTGCAGACGGAACTGCACGGTCTGGCTTTCGGACTGACCCCCGCGATGATCGCCGAGCCGGCCGGTGCTGCGAGCTACATCTCAGCGCGTCCCGATTCCCTTGCCATCTTCGACAATGGCGTCTACCTCTTCTCCCCTGCCGGAAAGGTCATGGCGGCGGTGCCGGAGGGGGTATCACTGCCGGGAGAGGAGCTCCGGGCCAGAGACTGCATTAAGAGGACCGTAGCGACTGGCCGGCCCCAGATCCCCGATCCGTTCGTTCTGAACCAGAACGCCCCCCGCCCGGTCATCATGTTCACCACCCCCATACTCGATCGAAACGGAAAGGTCATAGCGGTGCTCGGCGGGAGCATCGATCTCCTGAAGAAGAATTTCGTCGGCGCCCTCTCGTCGGTGAAACTCGGGGAGAAGGGGTATCTCTACCTCTTTGACAGCTCCAGAACGCTCCTAATGCACCCGGATCCCTCGCGTGTGTTGAAAAGGGACACCACCCCGGGCAAAAACCGGCTTTTCGACGCGGCGACGCGCGGATTCGAAGGGACGGGGGAGACTGTGAATTCCAGGGGAGTGCCGATGATAGCCTCCTTCAAGCGGCTCTCCTCCACCGGGTGGATACTCGGCGGCAATTTGCCGCAGTCCGAGGCGTACTCCCCGGTGTACGGGGCGCAGCGCTACGTCTTCCTCGCCCTCGTGCTGGCGCTGGCCGCTTCCGTTCTCGGCGTATCCCTTTGCACCAACCACCTGGTGGCGCCGCTGCTGCGGGTAACTGCGCAGGTACGGGAGCTCTCGGAAAAGAAGGAGGCATTCGGCCACCGCATCGAGGTGAAGTCGGAGAACGAAATCGGGGTGCTGGCGGACGCCTTCAATGCTGTGCTCTCGGAGCTCGACGCCCAGAAGGGTGAGCTGCAGCGGCAGCTCAGGTTCTTTCGCGCTCTCATCGATACCATTCCCTTTCCACTTTTCTACAAGGACACCAGCGGTGTCTTTCTCGGGTGCAACGAGGCCTTTGAGCGGGCTTTCGGCATGCCGATGGAGCGGCTGGTGGGGAAGATGGCGTCGGACTTCCAGCCGGACCACCTTGCCGAAATCTACCAGAAGGCGGACGAGGCGCTGCTGAGAGAGCGCGGTGTGCAGGTTTACGAGGCGCGGGTAGCGTTCGCCGACGGCACCGAGCATGACGTTATCTTCCACAAGGGGATCTACCCTGCTGCCGACGGTTCTCCCGGCGGGATCGTCGGGTCACTCCTCGATATAACTGAGCGGAAGCGATCCGAGGAGGCGCACGACAAGACGAGGCGCCAGATGCAGCTTATCCTCGATACGGTGGAGGAGGGGATTTACGGGCTCGATCTGGAAGGGCGCGTCACCTTCATCAATCCGGCCGCCGCGATAATGAGCGGGTTTTCCCAGGAGGAGCTTCTCGGATCGCACCAGCACTCGACGATACATCACTCCAGGGAGAACGGCGGCGTCTACCCTGTGGAGGAGTGCCCTATCTACGCGACGTTCAGGGACGGCATGACCCATCATGCGGACGACGAGGTCTTCTGGAGGAAGGACGGCACGAGCTTCCCGGTGGAGTATGCCAGTAACCCCATCGTGGAGGACGGCCGCCTGGTCGGCGCGGTGGTGACCTTCACCGACATCTCCCAGCGAAAGCGCGCCGAAGAACAGCTCCTCATGCTCTCCCAGGCGCTGATGCAGAGTCCCGTCGGCGTCCTGGTGACCGATACCGAAGGCACCATCGAGTACGTAAACCCGAAAATCACCGAGGTATACGGGTACCTTCCGGAGGAGGTCATAGGGGAGAACCCGCGCATCTTCAAGTCGGGGCAGATGCCGCAGGAGGTGTACGCCTCCCTGTGGGAGACGGTGCGCTCCGGCAGGGTCTGGAGCGGCGAGATACACAACATGAAGAAGGACGGGGAGCTCTTCTGGGAGCGAGCCACCATCTTTCCCGTCAGGAAGAGCACCGGCGAGATCGCCAACTTCATGGCCTTCAAGGAGGACATCTCGGAGCAAAAGAGGCTGGAGGCCCAGCTGCGTCAATCCCAGAAGATGGAGGCGGTAGGGCAGCTGGCAGGGGGCGTCGCGCACGATTTCAACAACATCCTCACCGTCATCATAGGGTTCGGTGAGCTTTTGCAGCATTCCCTGGAAAAGGAGGATTTCCGGCGCAAGCACATGGAGCAGATCATTGCCGCCGCAAGCCGCGCCTCGCACCTCACCGGGAGCCTCCTCGCCTTCAGCAGGAAGCAGCACATGCTCCTCGTACCGACCGACCTGAACACCCTCGGGCGCAAGCACATGAAGTTCCTGTGCCGCATCATCGGCGAGGACGTCGCGCTGCACAGCGATTTTGGGGAGCAGCCGCTCGTGGTCCTCGCGGACGGCGGGCAGATCGAGCAGGTCCTCATGAACCTCGCGACCAATGCGCGCGACGCCATGCCGTCTGGAGGGACGCTGCGCATAGGCACGCAGAGGGTGGAACTTGACGACGACTTCTGCCGCGAGCACGGCTGCTCCGCACGGGGCTGGCACGTGCTTCTTACCGTCACCGATACCGGTACCGGGATGGATCCCCAGACGCTGAAGAAAATCTTCGAGCCGTTCTTTACCACGAAGGAGACGGGGCGGGGGACGGGGCTCGGGCTCTCCATCGTGTACGGCATCGTGAAGCAGCACGGCGGCTACATCACGGTCGTGAGCGAACGAGGGGTGGGGACGACCTTCAGCGTGTACCTTCCCGAAATCGCCCCTGCCGAGGAAAAGGTGGAGACCGTGCCCCTGCCGCGCCCGGAAGGGGGGAAGGAGACGATACTTCTTGCCGAAGACGAGCCGGCGGTGCGCGACCTGGTGCGCACCGTGCTGAAGGAATTTGGCTACAAGGTCATGGTGGCGCACGACGGGGCGGAGGCGGTCGAGCTTTATTCCAGGCATGCCGACGAGATCGATCTCGCCCTCTTCGATGTGATCATGCCGAAAAAGAGCGGCAAGGAGGCGTGCGACGAGCTGCGCGCCATGAACCCGGCACTGCGCGTCCTCCTGCTGAGCGGCTACACCGCGGACAGGATCGAGGACCACGGGATCCTGGCGGAAGGGGTCGAGCTGATGATGAAGCCGGTCCAGGCGACGGCCCTGGCGAGAAAGGTACGGGAGATGCTGGACGCCTGA